The following proteins come from a genomic window of Neoarius graeffei isolate fNeoGra1 chromosome 26, fNeoGra1.pri, whole genome shotgun sequence:
- the il17rc gene encoding uncharacterized protein il17rc isoform X1, whose protein sequence is MSVLWLSLFFLLAGVFLCAAADLKKYDLQNIICSQGLKRCKVIKQNSVVHPPDSGPLEVLGFGVESALCREGTLMYKACLRIRIQLRIHDDVNVSGETPEDSEDDEHEAALTLCCSSPPNLPSCKTITFIVKSNVQKNQEVVVVVHDDVFLGSSVTVTVNKTSQVVHIPRQSSVCPAPLIEECKSPNISHEISKHRGVVELKAETNKGLSLCMKRKGMAMCWSSNWTIPLHAITHCMCFQAWSENTEDEKSWSSRSQICPFENNEEIRRNAVKNLSLSVGRIKTNEGAAALSWNLSAPCRLETEVWPCQMAVSVGGDCSEVPGFRQIISTGWEENISMVWTSGVFQDVQATNNLPVCVMFKVDGEMFGPLCERDAYRGRWVSLGFVMLLVFVLLAFGVFVLRSRFKEWLSNSNPRDLSRGLRGEVLLVHSSGSDLSLLDTVCWFATWLSELGFSVSLDLWNQVAVSAIGPTPWLHSRLQHVQKHGGKTLLLLSHDAVLRTKACYETWSSVLDRDDGRVSSTSWPWNSDVFSSALSALFSARLQGGATEHFAVVQLESEALDMPELFQGLRLYQLPSGCRRLLSDLHTKHPENIGAQLKRFFWTWRASTRLERRLRNCEKEQRSRTESTLTQVDALSMEMEMEEETRPLNI, encoded by the exons ATGTCCGTGCTGTGGCTTTCCCTGTTCTTCCTACTGGCCGGAGTGTTTCTGTGTGCAGCAGCAGATCTGAAGAAATACGACTTGCAGAACATCATCTGCTCTCAG GGTCTGAAACGCTGCAAAGTCATTAAGCAGAACTCTGTGGTTCATCCACCTGATTCCGGCCCACTGGAAGTTTTGGGTTTCGGTGTGGAGTCTGCTCTCTGCCGCGAAGGAACGCTGATGTACAAAGCGTGCCTCCGGATCCGAATCCAACTCCGAATCCATGACGATGTTAACGTTAGTGGAGAAACACCAGAAGACTCTGAAGATGATGAGCATG AAGCTGCTCTAACACTGTGCTGCTCATCTCCACCAAATCTTCCGTCCTGCAAAACGATCACGTTTATCGTGAAATCCAACGTGCAGAAGAACCAGGAG gtggtggtggtggtgcatgACGACGTGTTCCTGGGCAGCTCTGTGACCGTCACAGTGAACAAGACGTCGCAGGTGGTTCACATCCCACGCCAAAGCTCAG TGTGCCCTGCTCCTCTTATCGAGGAATGTAAAA GTCCCAACATCTCCCACGAGATCTCCAAGCACAGGGGTGTGGTGGAGCTGAAAGCCGAGACTAACAAGGGGCTGTCGCTGTGTATGAAACGGAAGGGGATGGCAATGTGTTGG TCGAGCAACTGGACCATCCCACTGCACGCCATCACACACTGCATGTGTTTCCAG gcttgGAGTGAAAACACAGAAGATGAAAAATCCTGGTCTTCCCGGTCTCAAATTTGTCCCTTTGAGAACAacgaag AGATCAGAAGGAACGCAGTGAAGAACCTGTCCCTCTCTGTGGGACGCATCAAGACCAATGAAGGTGCTGCAGCTTTGAGCTGGAACCTGAGCGCCCCCTGCAGGCTGGAGACCGAGGTGTGGCCCTGCCAGATGGCCGTGTCTGTGGGCGGAGACTGCAGTGAGGTGCCCGGGTTCAGACAGATCATCAGTACGGGCTGGGAAGAGAACATCAGCAtggtgtgg ACGTCAGGTGTGTTTCAGGACGTTCAAGCGACAAACAACCTgccggtgtgtgtgatg tttaAGGTTGACGGAGAAATGTTCGGCCCTTTGTGTGAGCGTGACG CCTACAGGGGGCGTTGGGTCAGCCTGGGGTTTGTGATGCTGCTGGTGTTTGTCCTGCTTGCATTCGGGGTGTTTGTGCTCAGAAGCAGGTTCAAAG agtggCTTTCTAACTCCAACCCAAGGGATCTGTCTCgag gccTCCGTGGTGAAGTCCTGCTCGTACACTCGTCTGGTTCCGATCTGTCTCTATTAGACACCGTGTGCTGGTTTGCTACGTGGCTTTCTGAGCTCGGGTTCTCCGTCTCTCTGGATCTGTGGAACCAGGTGGCGGTGAGCGCGATCGGTCCGACCCCGTGGCTCCACTCACGGCTCCAGCACGTCCAAAAGCACGGTGGCAAAACCCTCCTGCTACTCTCGCACGACGCTGTGCTCCGAACCAAAGCCTGCTATGAAACCTGGAGCAGTGTGCTGGACAGAGACGATGGCAGGGTGAGCAGTACGTCCTGGCCGTGGAACTCTGATGTCTTCAGTTCGGCTCTCAGCGCCCTTTTCTCTGCTCGCCTGCAGGGCGGCGCCACTGAGCACTTTGCTGTGGTGCAGCTGGAGTCAGAGGCGCTCGACATGCCGGAGCTGTTTCAAGGCCTGAGGCTCTATCAGCTGCCCTCAGGGTGTCGGCGCCTGCTCTCCGATCTCCACACCAAGCACCCAGAAAACATTGGAGCTCAGCTCAAGAGGTTCTTCTGGACCTGGAGAGCCTCAACCAGGCTGGAGAGGAGGCTGAGGAACTGTGAGAAAGAGCAGCGGTCACGCACCGAGTCCACGCTCACGCAGGTCGACGCGCTGAGCATGGAGATGGAGATGGAAGAGGAGACACGCCCTCTAAATATTTAA
- the il17rc gene encoding uncharacterized protein il17rc isoform X2 has translation MSVLWLSLFFLLAGVFLCAAADLKKYDLQNIICSQGLKRCKVIKQNSVVHPPDSGPLEVLGFGVESALCREGTLMYKACLRIRIQLRIHDDVNVSGETPEDSEDDEHAALTLCCSSPPNLPSCKTITFIVKSNVQKNQEVVVVVHDDVFLGSSVTVTVNKTSQVVHIPRQSSVCPAPLIEECKSPNISHEISKHRGVVELKAETNKGLSLCMKRKGMAMCWSSNWTIPLHAITHCMCFQAWSENTEDEKSWSSRSQICPFENNEEIRRNAVKNLSLSVGRIKTNEGAAALSWNLSAPCRLETEVWPCQMAVSVGGDCSEVPGFRQIISTGWEENISMVWTSGVFQDVQATNNLPVCVMFKVDGEMFGPLCERDAYRGRWVSLGFVMLLVFVLLAFGVFVLRSRFKEWLSNSNPRDLSRGLRGEVLLVHSSGSDLSLLDTVCWFATWLSELGFSVSLDLWNQVAVSAIGPTPWLHSRLQHVQKHGGKTLLLLSHDAVLRTKACYETWSSVLDRDDGRVSSTSWPWNSDVFSSALSALFSARLQGGATEHFAVVQLESEALDMPELFQGLRLYQLPSGCRRLLSDLHTKHPENIGAQLKRFFWTWRASTRLERRLRNCEKEQRSRTESTLTQVDALSMEMEMEEETRPLNI, from the exons ATGTCCGTGCTGTGGCTTTCCCTGTTCTTCCTACTGGCCGGAGTGTTTCTGTGTGCAGCAGCAGATCTGAAGAAATACGACTTGCAGAACATCATCTGCTCTCAG GGTCTGAAACGCTGCAAAGTCATTAAGCAGAACTCTGTGGTTCATCCACCTGATTCCGGCCCACTGGAAGTTTTGGGTTTCGGTGTGGAGTCTGCTCTCTGCCGCGAAGGAACGCTGATGTACAAAGCGTGCCTCCGGATCCGAATCCAACTCCGAATCCATGACGATGTTAACGTTAGTGGAGAAACACCAGAAGACTCTGAAGATGATGAGCATG CTGCTCTAACACTGTGCTGCTCATCTCCACCAAATCTTCCGTCCTGCAAAACGATCACGTTTATCGTGAAATCCAACGTGCAGAAGAACCAGGAG gtggtggtggtggtgcatgACGACGTGTTCCTGGGCAGCTCTGTGACCGTCACAGTGAACAAGACGTCGCAGGTGGTTCACATCCCACGCCAAAGCTCAG TGTGCCCTGCTCCTCTTATCGAGGAATGTAAAA GTCCCAACATCTCCCACGAGATCTCCAAGCACAGGGGTGTGGTGGAGCTGAAAGCCGAGACTAACAAGGGGCTGTCGCTGTGTATGAAACGGAAGGGGATGGCAATGTGTTGG TCGAGCAACTGGACCATCCCACTGCACGCCATCACACACTGCATGTGTTTCCAG gcttgGAGTGAAAACACAGAAGATGAAAAATCCTGGTCTTCCCGGTCTCAAATTTGTCCCTTTGAGAACAacgaag AGATCAGAAGGAACGCAGTGAAGAACCTGTCCCTCTCTGTGGGACGCATCAAGACCAATGAAGGTGCTGCAGCTTTGAGCTGGAACCTGAGCGCCCCCTGCAGGCTGGAGACCGAGGTGTGGCCCTGCCAGATGGCCGTGTCTGTGGGCGGAGACTGCAGTGAGGTGCCCGGGTTCAGACAGATCATCAGTACGGGCTGGGAAGAGAACATCAGCAtggtgtgg ACGTCAGGTGTGTTTCAGGACGTTCAAGCGACAAACAACCTgccggtgtgtgtgatg tttaAGGTTGACGGAGAAATGTTCGGCCCTTTGTGTGAGCGTGACG CCTACAGGGGGCGTTGGGTCAGCCTGGGGTTTGTGATGCTGCTGGTGTTTGTCCTGCTTGCATTCGGGGTGTTTGTGCTCAGAAGCAGGTTCAAAG agtggCTTTCTAACTCCAACCCAAGGGATCTGTCTCgag gccTCCGTGGTGAAGTCCTGCTCGTACACTCGTCTGGTTCCGATCTGTCTCTATTAGACACCGTGTGCTGGTTTGCTACGTGGCTTTCTGAGCTCGGGTTCTCCGTCTCTCTGGATCTGTGGAACCAGGTGGCGGTGAGCGCGATCGGTCCGACCCCGTGGCTCCACTCACGGCTCCAGCACGTCCAAAAGCACGGTGGCAAAACCCTCCTGCTACTCTCGCACGACGCTGTGCTCCGAACCAAAGCCTGCTATGAAACCTGGAGCAGTGTGCTGGACAGAGACGATGGCAGGGTGAGCAGTACGTCCTGGCCGTGGAACTCTGATGTCTTCAGTTCGGCTCTCAGCGCCCTTTTCTCTGCTCGCCTGCAGGGCGGCGCCACTGAGCACTTTGCTGTGGTGCAGCTGGAGTCAGAGGCGCTCGACATGCCGGAGCTGTTTCAAGGCCTGAGGCTCTATCAGCTGCCCTCAGGGTGTCGGCGCCTGCTCTCCGATCTCCACACCAAGCACCCAGAAAACATTGGAGCTCAGCTCAAGAGGTTCTTCTGGACCTGGAGAGCCTCAACCAGGCTGGAGAGGAGGCTGAGGAACTGTGAGAAAGAGCAGCGGTCACGCACCGAGTCCACGCTCACGCAGGTCGACGCGCTGAGCATGGAGATGGAGATGGAAGAGGAGACACGCCCTCTAAATATTTAA